The nucleotide sequence CGCCTCTTGTCTGCAAAAACCAAAACCTGCAGCTTATTGGCCACTTTGCTTGCCTCTCCGTTAAACCAGCCCTCTGATTGGCTAACCAAAAAGGCGTGCTCCGCGCTCTGATCAAATTGCTGATTCCGGATTGGTTCGCGCGGCTGTCAACCGTCAGCAGCCTCGCGTCATGTGCCCGCAGCAACATGGCCGCGACCGTGGAGCGTGGAGCTGGTGCGAACCCCTCAGAGAAGCAGATGTCCGCGAAGAAAGCGCTGTCCGCCGCCGCTCCGCTCACTCTGCGGATCGTCGCGGAGTGCTCGGTGACTAAAGCCAGAGCCTGCGAGCTGATACTGCCGCACAGCGCCGTCAGCACCCCGGTGTTCATGCCTGTCGGGACCCAGGGGACTCTGAAGGGAATCACCGTGGATCAGCTGGACGCTCTGGGATGTCGGATTTGTCTTGGGAACACGTATCACCTGGGCATGAGACCGGTAGgcttcacagcagcaacaataatattaatagtccAATTTATTATgagttgtttgtcttttgttcatGGCCGCACCAGTTTATGCCACGCTTTCTTTACAACACATGTGTTTCCATCTCTTCTGCACACAGGGGCCTGATTTGATCGAGAAAGCCAATGGGTTACATGGGTTCATGAACTGGGGGAGAAATCTGTTGACAGTGAGTGTCTTTCCCTAAATAAAAATCCTACCACAGATGATAAAGGGTTGCACACACAAAGGTACAAGAGATACCGCTGTGCTGAAATCCTGTGTTCCATCCCCCCTCTTACAGGACAGTGGAGGCTTCCAGATGGTGTCACTTGTTGAACTctcagaggtcacagaggaaGGAGTCAAGTTCAAGTCCCCTTACGACGGCAAAGAAATCCTCCTCAGTCCTGAGAAGTCCATCAGCATACAGAACAGTCTGGGTCTGCATGGAGTCAAATAACTAAACTGTGTTAAATGATGAAAACTTTCCCTCAGTTTCCCAACAGCTAACAGACAtcctctccgtctttctctgtgttatttttttccaggGTCAGACATCATGATGCAGCTGGATGACGTGGTCAGCAGTACAGTGACGGGACCACGGGTGGAGGAGGCCATGCACAGATCCATTCGCTGGCTGGACCGATGCATAGCAGCGAATAAGAATCCAGATAAACAGAACCTGTTTGCCA is from Paralichthys olivaceus isolate ysfri-2021 chromosome 5, ASM2471397v2, whole genome shotgun sequence and encodes:
- the qtrt1 gene encoding queuine tRNA-ribosyltransferase catalytic subunit 1, yielding MAATVERGAGANPSEKQMSAKKALSAAAPLTLRIVAECSVTKARACELILPHSAVSTPVFMPVGTQGTLKGITVDQLDALGCRICLGNTYHLGMRPGPDLIEKANGLHGFMNWGRNLLTDSGGFQMVSLVELSEVTEEGVKFKSPYDGKEILLSPEKSISIQNSLGSDIMMQLDDVVSSTVTGPRVEEAMHRSIRWLDRCIAANKNPDKQNLFAIIQGGLNSELRKACLDEMTRRDVPGFAIGGLSGGEEKDDFWRMVTLSTDHLPREKPRYLMGVGYAVDLVVCVALGCDMFDCVFPTRTARFGSALVPWGSLQVKHKQYAKDFQPIDPDCQCPTCKRHSRAYLHALFKSDTAAMHHITIHNISYQLNLMRSVRQSIVEGRFPDFIRTFMKRLFPSRDQYPSWAVDALASVNVTLE